A window of Fibrobacter sp. UWT2 genomic DNA:
TAATTTAGTTTGAAATTGCGTAAAAACTATTGACTTTTAATAAAAACTAGCGTATATTTAAAGTAGTAAACCTTATAGTAAAAAGGGAAATAAATATGTTTGGTGTGATGGGATTGAATTCTCGCGGAGTGGTGTCCGCGGCAATTTTCACGCTTGCTTTTGCGGGCCAGGGGGTGTTCGCCCAGTCGTGGTATGCAACTGACGTGCGCCAAGGGGGCCATGACCCTTCCATGTACAGGGACGAGAATGGCTACATCCTTATGTCCACGAATAACAACCTGGCAATGTGGACCTCGACGGACATGGTCAAGTGGAGTTCGAAGGGCCAGATTTTCAGGGATAGCCCGCAGTGGCTCAAGAATGCCGTGGGCGGTAGGACCGACGGCATCTGGGCTCCGGACCTGTTCCATTTCAATAACCAGTATGGAGTGTTCTACTGCGGTTCCGTTTTTGGCCAGCGCACATCTGCAATCGGTGTCGCGACAAACGCGAACCTGAACTTCTCGGATCCGGCAAAGGGTTGGACGGACCAGGGTGAGGTGACGCGCACCACGAACAGCAACAATTACAATGCGATTGATGCTGACGTGGTGGTGACTCCCGAAGGGCAGTATTGGATGACGTACGGGTCCTGGAATGCGGGCGGTATCCGTTTGATCAAGCTTGACCCCAAGACGGGCAAGCAGGCGAGCGACGACAAGACAAACTACCAGATTGCGACGCGCGGCGGTACGGGTATCGAAGGCCCGAGCCTCATTGAACATGGCGGAAAGTATTTCTTGTTCACGGCGTGGGACGTGTGCTGCAAGCAGGGTAACGAAATCGAACAGACCACTTACAAGACGGCCATGGGTCGCGCCGACAAGGTGAACGGGACTTACAAGGACCGCAGCGGCAAGGAACTCAACAAGGGTGGCGGAACCATCTTGATGCAGCGTTACAGCCGTTACGTGGGCCCGGGCGGCGGCGAAGCCTTCAAGGACCTGAACCGCATCCGCTTTGTGCATCATTACTACGACCTGACCGGTGACAAGTACAACCACATCCACATTCGCGACCTGGTGTTTACCGACGACAACTGGCCCGAAATGGGGCAGCCCTTCCTCGGGCGCTACCTGAGTGCCGAGGCGGAACACGGCATTATGACACGCGGTGCGACGGATGACCTGACCTTCAATTACACGAAGGAAGCCTCGAACGGCGAAT
This region includes:
- a CDS encoding family 43 glycosylhydrolase, whose translation is MGLNSRGVVSAAIFTLAFAGQGVFAQSWYATDVRQGGHDPSMYRDENGYILMSTNNNLAMWTSTDMVKWSSKGQIFRDSPQWLKNAVGGRTDGIWAPDLFHFNNQYGVFYCGSVFGQRTSAIGVATNANLNFSDPAKGWTDQGEVTRTTNSNNYNAIDADVVVTPEGQYWMTYGSWNAGGIRLIKLDPKTGKQASDDKTNYQIATRGGTGIEGPSLIEHGGKYFLFTAWDVCCKQGNEIEQTTYKTAMGRADKVNGTYKDRSGKELNKGGGTILMQRYSRYVGPGGGEAFKDLNRIRFVHHYYDLTGDKYNHIHIRDLVFTDDNWPEMGQPFLGRYLSAEAEHGIMTRGATDDLTFNYTKEASNGEYVGYINTKGSKIRLPMNIMQAGDYILRYRYANGGDNDATHKVTVNGKAQTVKLPKTGAWGSFPEKSVAMIPATLKRGGNFIEVEPDQNFAELDRIDFLRVIRDTIPGNGFDNGIKVRLTNDDKLAVKNGGYAIFENVVTDSIRSTEVKVELQQCSGGTLSIREGSASGTELSKCTVPLSCASGTWTEVSCSATKKLSDVMDFYLTGSGMSGEVLVGNIRFGKIAEPPVSSSSVTPPESSSSGTTAIAPCVLRNDVQTPARKGYRDLKGRSFNKQIPYRVMF